From the genome of Litoribrevibacter albus:
TTCTGCACGTTGGCTAGATATTTCCAAGAAACTAAAAGCCGGAGAAGAACTGAGTGAGGAAGAAGCACATACTCTTAAGCAGATTAATAGTACATTTGAAGGTTTTGAATTCACTGCTGAAATATTAGAAGTGCTGGCTAATATTTCGCGTGTTGAAACTCAAGTGAATGAAGTGCGAGATAAAAAGGAAGAAATTCTTTCCAGTCGGCTTGAAGGGTTAATCGAAGGCTCTATGACGGGGGCTCGATCTCTTCTGACTCAAATAAAACAAGATGTTGAGCAGAAAAAGAAGCTCCTAGAAGAAGGGGATATCGAATCTCTATCACAAAAACAAGCAGAGCATATTAAGAAGCTTGAATCGGGCGAGGTAAGAGTCAAAGCCACATTTGAGAAATATCGTATCAGTGCAGAAAAAAAGCTCAGATCACTTTTAGCAGAGATTCAACAAGATGCTCAAGGTGTTAAGCGTGTTGAATCACAGACTGGATCAAGACAAGAAAGCTATGAGACCTCTCATGAGGTCAGTGATAGTACATGGTATAAACCTTGGTCTTGGCGCGCGACTAGAACTGAATACACCACCCATTATCGAACGGTTAATTACAGCTATGCCAATGTAAATGAAGCAGTTGATAAGCTTGAATCTTTTGTTATTGACTCATCTAAGGCTTTGTTTAAAGCCAGCTTGAATGCCGTCAACTTAGCGCTATTCAGAAAAGATATTAAAGAGTGTGTTAGAGGGTTATTAGACTTTTCGGACGATTCTTTTGATCCCGAAAATATTCTATTGCCTTTAAGTAATGCCATTGAGCGCATTACCATCCCCGCTGTTCAGTTAGATATGGATCACCATATTCAAACCGTGAGGGAGCAGTTCACTTCTGCTCAAGTAGAGGATGATGAGATTAATCAATTACGCAATGAACAAAGCCGTGTGGTTGGGGTGTTACTGAAAGACATAGCGAGAGAGCTCGAAACCAGTATTGGTTTAATCTTACAGAAAATGGTTAAAGAGGAAGAACAATTCATTCCGAGCCTAACCAAAGACCTGAAAGCGACAGTAGCTCAGCTAGAAGAAGACCTTAAAGATAAAGAAGCGCGATTAAATAATTACGAAGAGATACTCTACACTTTACGTAATGATCTTTCAGAGATTTAGATTTTTTAATCTGCTGAAGCTAACGTTGAAGCGTCTCCGAAGGGCGTTCCCCAAATAATTGCTTGTAGTCCTTGGCGAACTGGCTCAAATGCCAGAAGCCCCATTGGCTGGCAATATCAGAGATGGATTCCCGATCAGCTACTGGCTTGAACTGATTTTGATGCAGGGCACGACGCACGCCATTCAAACGACTCGCTCGAATAAACTGCACAGGGCTGATTCCCAACACAGAGGTAAAGGAGTATTGGAGGGTTCGGCGGCTGACGTTGGCGAACTCGCACAGCTCGGTCACGGTTACTGGGCTGTCTGGGTGAGATTCCACAAAGGCTTTCACTTTATCAACCACGGCTTTACGGCGCTGAAAGCTCGGCAGCACGGGCGTTTCATGGCTTTCCTGTTTCAGTACTTCAAGCACTGACATCATCACCATGTCATTCAGTACTTTGCTGGGTGTGGCGTTGTGATCTTCATTCAGCATCCGATTCAGAACATAGCGGATGTGGTAAAGGGTTTTTCTTGGTACGGCCAATCGTCCGTGTTGCACCAAGTCTAACCAGTTCAATTCTAGCCCCTGAATGTCTGCCACCGCCTGCAATGCTTGTTGAGTAATCACTATGCCAAAGATGTTGAAATCTTCTGGCGTGATCAGCTCAAACTCTGTATCACCCGGACGACACATTACATGTTCGTCTTTGATCTCAAGGCCATTAATCCGGCTGACCTTATGACCGTTTTCTGGCAATCCCAACCAAATGGAATCCGACCAAACATTGCAGGTTTGTCTGAGTGCATGGCTGGTGTGCTCTTTAAAAACTTGCAGTTGTGGTAAGGCCAGTTCAGCGATGCTTCCGTAAAAGCCACCGCCACTGACTTGGTCGTACTGCTGTTGCCAATTAGTCAGGTTTTGGGCGTGTTCGTCTGCATCGTAGGCTTCCGTAAGTATGGGGTGGGTGCTCTTATTTGGTGCAAATGCCTCGTGTGCTGGCTTCATTCGGTGGCTCCATAGTCACATACGTGATGACAAATCTTGGCAAATATCTTGACTAAATGGTTGTTCAATAAAGAGTTTTTAGATTTGCCAAAATTCGTTAACTCAAAAAATCGGTTGTTGTTACCTTGGTAAAGAGCAAAAGCTATTCCGAAGTTTGATTTTTTGGACGTCCGATGACAGAGGTTGCCCATTCCTCTAAGCGTTGGGTGAAGTGAGGTCAGGCACTCACCATGAAAACTTCACTCAGCGTTCATCGGAAGGTTCAAATGCAGGTTACATAAAACACAGCAAGGTGAGATTCATACGCTGTAATAAAAGTATGTCATCTCGCGTTTTATGGTGGTTTTGGAAACGAACCAATCAAGGAATAGAAAGTAGGTTACGAGGTAAGGGTATGAGTCAGTATCGGTTTACTCTGGGCAGTCAGACGGTTCACTTTAAGAACCTGGCAGAGTTAATGGCCAAAGCGACACAGGCACGTTCGGGAGATCGTCTTGCAGGTGTTGCCGCAGAGTCGGCGGAAGAACGTGTTATGGCACAAATGGCGTTGGCAGACGTGCCATTGAAAACTTTCTTAAATGAAGCCTTGGTGCCGTACGAAGAGGACGAAGTAACTCGTTTGATTCTGGATGATCACGATAAAACAGCCTTTGGCACAATTTCGCATCTCACCGTTGGCGATTTTCGAAATTGGCTGTTGAGTGATGAGGCCACGCCAGAGGTGCTTGCCAGTGTCCGTAATGCCATCACCCCAGAAATGGCGGCGGCGGTGAGCAAGCTCATGCGTAATCAGGATTTAATCATGGTGGCGCAGAAGTGTCGGGTGGTGACCGCATTTAGAAATACGATAGGACTGGAAGGGCGTTTTTCTACGCGGTTGCAACCGAACCACCCAACCGACGATGTTACTGGCATTGCGGCGAGCATGTTGGATGGCTTGCTCTATGGCAACGGTGATGCGGTGATTGGCATTAATCCGGCCACCGATAATGTGGCGCAAGCCATCAAGCTGATGAATCTGATGGATGAGGTGATCCAGAAATACCAGATTCCTACGCAATCCTGTGTTCTAACCCATGTAACCAATACGATGGAAGCCATAGAGCAGGGCGCGCCGGTCGACTTGGTGTTTCAGTCCATCGGTGGCACCGAAGCGACCAATAGCAGCTTTGGCTTTAACCTCAATACCTTACAAGAAGCGCACGATGCTGCGCTGTCACTGAATCGGGGTACGGTTGGTGTTGGCTCTGATAGCACTTGCTCTGGAAGCAACGGTGCTATTGGAAAGAACGTCATGTACTTCGAAACCGGGCAAGGAAGCTCGCTCTCCGCAAATGCGCATCACGGGTTGGATCAACAGACCTGCGAAGCGCGCGCCTACGCGGTGGCCAGAAAATTTGAGCCTTTACTGGTCAATACCGTGGTGGGCTTCATTGGTCCCGAGTACTTGTTCGACGGAAAAGAGATCATTCGAGCCGGTCTTGAAGATCACTTCTGCGGCAAGTTACTCGGTGTGCCGATGGGGTGCGATGTGTGTTACACCAACCACGCCCAAGCGGATCAAAACGACATGGACAACCTGCTGACCTTATTGGGCGTTGCAGGTTGCACCTTCATCATGGGTATTCCCGGTTCTGACGACATCATGCTCAACTACCAAACCACCTCGTTTCACGATGCTTTATACGCACGTCGGGTGCTGAACCTCAAACCTGCGCCGGAATTCGAACGTTGGTTAGAAGAGATGCAGATCTTCTCTGATGTTGACCGTTGCCGTCTGAACGACGAATTGCCTTCAGCCTTTGCCAAGCCCTTGCTGAATGTCGCGTCTAACAACAAGGCATCGGGAGAATGAGCATGAAAAACGTCATTGATCACCCGGCTAAAAATACCGGCGAGAACGCTTCAGAAAAAAACAGTGTCATTGAAAACCCGTGGCGCAAATTACGGGACTTTACCGACGCGCGCATTGGCTTAGGTCGATCCGGTGTCAGCATTCCCACCAAGCACTTATTGGAATTTCAGTTAGCGCACGCGCAAGCTCAGGATGCAGTGCATTTGCCTCTGGATACAGATGACCTCACTCAATCATTGTGCGCCAGTGGTGTACTTCAAAGCCCGGAGCAGGCCGTGTTGTTGCACAGCCAGGCGGAGGATCGTTCTGTTTATTTGCAGCGCCCGGATTTAGGCCGTCGGTTGGATGATCACTCGATTTCGGTTTTAAAGGAACATTCCACCTCGGTTTTAAACAAACATTCCATTTCGGTTTTAAGCAAACATGGCTCTCAATTTTCAACGGCTTCGACTCAGGAAGCCTACGATTTGGCGGTGGTTGTGGTGGATGGCCTGTCTTCATTAGCCATTCAACAGAACACCGCCCCGTTTTTAACCGAACTCTATGCGGCATTGGAGGCGGATACGCAGCCCTGGAATCTCGCACCGATCACCATCGTTCAACAAGGTCGGGTGGCCGTGGGCGATGAAGTAGGGGCGTTACTCCATGCTCGATGCGTCTTGCTCTTGGTGGGTGAACGCCCAGGGCTTAGCTCACCCGACAGTTTGGGCTTATACCTGACCTGGGCACCCAAAGTAGGGTTGACCGATGCTGCCCGCAACTGCATTTCAAACGTGCGTAAAGCCGGGCTGGATTACCCAGATGCCGTTCGAAAAGCCATGTATTTATTGAAGGAATCCCGTCAGTTGAAACTGTCCGGGGTGAAATTAAAAGACCGCTCGGAAGAGGGCGATCTGATCTTGGATTCTCAATCAACACAGATAACTCAATCAGAACACTCAGAACACTCAGAACAGACAGGCTTGGAAAGCGGCACTAAGACCGCCAACGAAAAGAACTTCCTAGTCAGTGATTAAGCACTGGCGATGACGGATGACCTTTATCGTTACGAGCAATAGAAAAAAACAACTATTTCACATAAAAACTAGCACGAGGAAACTAGCTTATGGCTACAGAAACTCCAACCCTGGAGTCGTTACAGGCTGCGTTGCAAATGCAGCAGGCGACCTTCGAAATGCACCAGGCAATGAATGTCGAGGTGTTCTACTGGTGGTGTACCGCCATCATGATGATGATCCACGCAGGCTTCCTAGCCTATGAAATGGGCGCATCCCGAAGTAAAAACGCGCTGGCCGCAGGGATTAAAAACATCCTGGCGTTGGCGGTGATTATCCCGACTTTCTATTTGTTCGGCTGGTGGATTTACAACGCCTTCCCGAATGGCTTTGTACCTGTTGATGCCGCAGCGGCCTTGCCTTGGTCGCAAAGCATGGGCCCAGATGTTCAAGACATGGGCACGGGTATTTTCTGGGCTGCGTTTGCGCTGTTTGGTGCCACCACTGGGTCGATTCTGTCTGGTGCGGTGATCGAGCGTATCCGAGTCAGCGCCTTCCTGATTTTGACCGTCTTCTTAGGCAGTGCGATCTGGATTTTGGCCGGTGCCTGGGGCTGGCACCCGGACGGTTGGTTGCTGACTGATCTTGGTTACCATGACGTAGGTGCATCGGGTGTGGTTCACGCAGTCGCAGGCTTCTTCACCTTGGGTGTGCTGATCAACCTGGGCGCGCGTAAAGGTAAATTCATCAATGGCGTGGCACAAACCATCGCACCACACAGCTTACCTATGACGCTGATTGGTTTGATGATGATCATCTTTGGTTTCTTCGGCTTCCTTGGCGGCTGCATCATCTTTAATGGTGGTGAAACCGGTTGGACAACCATCTACAACACACCAACGAACTTATCTGCCTTCGCATTCAACACCCTAATGGGCTTTGCCGGTGGCGTGATTGGCTGCTACATAGCGACCCGTGACCCGTTCTGGACAATGTCTGGCGGTCTGGTTGGCATCATCTCTGTGGCGGCTGGTCTGGATCTGTACAGCCCAAGCTTGGCCTTTATCATCGCAGTTGTGATGGGTGTGGCAGCGGTTCAATTTGCGAAATTCCTGGAAAAAATGGGCATCGACGATGCAGTCGGCGCAGTAGCGGTTCACGGCTTTACCGGTGTAGTTGCAGTAGCGCTAGTGGGCGTATTCGCAGGCGGCACACCAAACGTAAACGGCGCACCTGATATTACCTTCATGGGTCAGGCAACGGCGGCGGTGATTATGGCGCTACTTGGCTTCATCCCTGGCTACGGCATCTCCTTCGCACTGAAAAAACTGAACATGCTACGTGTACCGGAAGCGTGTGAAGACATCGGTATCGATGAAGTTGAAATCCTGGCTAAGCCATACCCGGAAGCAAACGTACCTGCAACAGCAGACAGCGACGTACCAAACAAACTGGCTGGTCAATCACACGACGGCCTATCACCACAAGGAGCTTAATCATGGGTACATCAATTTCAACGTGGGAAAACGTCTCCGCTTACTTCACTTTTGCTGACAACCCAGCGGCGCTTGTGCTGTTTGCCCTTGGCACAGCAGGCATCGTAGTGGGCTTGATTAGCTACATTGTTAAGCATGAGAACGAGGCATTTGAAAAGCATAAGTAAGTTTGGATGCTTTTGATGTTGATATGACGGCGCCCTCGGGCGCCGTTTTTTGTGGGCACTAATTACCTGTTATTCAAGGTAATTGACTATCTAAGTTATTTGGGTTGGAATGGATCGATTTAAAACCAACCTTTTGGGATGGTAGAGGGGCGGATTAGTTCTGTGTTTGAATTATGGAGTTTTTTCGTCGGTTAACTGTTAAGCGCCACTAATCACGAAACAAGGATGTACTATGACTCAAGCAGAAATTATTGTACTCGCAAACTCTGTTAAACATGGGCAGCATTGCGTTGCTGGAAAGTGCACAAACACAGGTAGTTGGATTCGCCCGGTTTCTAATGCAAATGGAGCCGAATTAAGCCATGAACAAGCTAAATATCAAAACCCCTATGGCACTTTTGGTGTTAGGCCTCTTCAAAAGATTAGAATGGGTTTTTCGCAGCATGTTCCTCTTTCACATCAACCAGAAAATTATCTGATCGATGGTAACTTGTGGCGCCAAAACTATTCGATTGGCGAAGCTGAGTTAGCGGCTCATCTCGACACTCCTGACGATCTATGGGGCCATGATAATAGAGTGCAGCATAGTCTGATTACTATGGGTCTTTACAATATTGATCAATCCCTTTATCTCATACAGGTTGATAATCTCAATTTGTACACTAATGGTGATGGGAAAAGGCGAGCTTCATTTGACTACAATGGGAGTAGCTACGATTTAGCTGTTACCGATCCAAGATTTGACGATATTGTGCGGGAGCAGCGTGAATTAAACGGTATTCTTTGTATTAGCTTAGGTGAAGAATATCAAGGATATTGCTACAAGCTAGTAGCCACAATTTTTTAAGGTCTTACATGGATATCTATACGATCGGTTTTACAAAAAAAAATGCTGAAACATTTTTTAATTTTTTAAAGTTATCGAATGTTAAAACACTAATCGATGTTCGTTTAAATAACGTGTCTCAACTGGCTGGTTTTGCTAAAAGGGATGACTTGAAATTCTTTTTAAATGAACTTTGCGGTGCAGATTACGTGCACTCACCTGAACTAGCCCCAACTAAACATATATTAAATGCCTACAAGAAAGGTGATATGTCTTGGGAAGTGTACACGGATAAATTTATGAACTTGATGGGGCAGAGAAATATAGAGCGGTCTATAAAGCCAGCCTTGCTTGATCATGGTTGTTTGTTATGTAGTGAACATGAACCACACCTCTGCCATAGAAGGCTTGTAGTGGAATACCTTAATCAACATTCAGACTTAGATTTAAAAGTTAAGCATTTATTCTAATGGCTACCGTACTAGTTCTTTATCCGAAGCTCTTTAACTGCTATTCGAAATTCTCGAGAAAAATTATGAAAATAACCTCGAGTCTTGGCGCTGTCACATTGGTGTACCCATCTGATCCAAACGGTTTGATTGCAAGGCTCTGTGATGAATCATCTGAATACATAACAAATAAGGAGTTCGCTGGCTGGACTACCAAAGATATAACTCATGCCATTGTTTTTGATGATGGTGAGGAGTTCATGGAAGAAACGGCGCAGCTAAAAGAAAGTGGGAAGCCATTAAGGGTTATTGGGATTTCAATAACTCGGGTTATAAATATTAAAACCGAAACGGAATACCAATCAGATAAAAGTACACCGAGTTACGAGTATATCGGAAGGGGATCCTATTGGGGAAACCCTTACTCTATGTATGAGGAAGGCGATGATCGTGATGAAGTTATTCGAAAATACAAGTATGACTTTGATTTCGAAAAATTCCCAAATAAGGAAAAGTCTGAAGTATTCAAGTTAGCAGGAAAGCGTTTGGGCTGCTTTTGTAAGCCACAAGCCTGTCATGGTGACGTCCTTGCCGATTTTCTAAATTCGTGGGACGACGGAAAGTGAGTGGATTTTACGCAAAACCTCGTACGCAAAACCTCGGACATCCAATGTAAGAAGATTGGCCGATAGTGTTTTTAACTGTATTTATATACAGTTTCATGTCTTCACTATCTAAGGCCAATCTCATGCCTAAGCCACGCAAAGCGCAAATATCGCTAGATGCCACGCCTTTCTATCATTGTGTCTCATGCTGTGTTCGACGAGCCTTTCTTTGCGGTCTGGATGACTTAACAGGCAAGAGTTACGAGCCTCGCCGAGGCGGTAATTTTTAAAGTGACGAGCCTTTGATTAGTCGTATTGTTTTGGATTTGGCAGCTTATATGTTTTAACAGTACAGCTATCCATGAACTTATTAAAGTTGTTTTGCAGTTCGTCCTTCATGCTGTGTCCCCCTTCTTCATCTAAAAGGGCTCCAACAACAGAAATAAAATATATGTTTCTTTCATCTGACGAGATCCAAAGCATATATTTACTTACTGTATCTGGCCTATCATCGTATATCGTAGATATTAAGTATTCTTTACCTTCTAAACCAAAGTGCGATTCTTCTGTAGCACTCTCCAACTTGGTTTTAACAAATAGAAGCTCTTCTAGAGTTTTAAACCTGAAGTTTCTGTAAACCGTATCGATAACCTGCTTTTTTTCATAAGAATCATTACTGCCATTCCATAGACTAGATGCTGAGTCTAGAGGTATTTGATAGGTTTTAATATTCCAAAGAATAGCTTGATCCTGAAAATTAACTTCTGCTTTTTTAAAAGAGGTTGGTGTGTAAGCTAAAGATGATTGCTTATAACCTTCAAAACTAGAAAGGTCACATTCAAGCTCTGAGCTAAGAGCTGCATTTGCACTTAAAAGTACAAATGCAGAAATGAAGCAATTAAGTAGTTTATTCATTATTCTCTTTTAGATTTAATTTTTTTTTCAAACTTTCAACTTTATACATTAAAAAGTTTCCTTGCACCCAAGTGATCAAAAATACTGTGTAAAAGATGTAATCTTTCATTGTGTCACTTGCCGACTGCAGAAAACCTCGGACATCCACCCTAAGAAGATTGGCCGATAGTACTCGATGCTGTATTTATATACAGTTTGTTCATCTTCACGGAAAACCTCGGACATCCAACGTAAGAAGATTGGCCGATAGTATCTTAAACTGTATTTATATACAGTTTGTTCGTCTTCACTATCCAAGGCCAATCTCATGCCTAAGCCACGCAAAGCCCAAATATCGCTAGATGCCACGCCTTACTATCATTGTGTTTCACGCTGCGTTCGACGAGCCTTTCTTTGCGGCCTGGATGACTTAACTGGCAAGAGTTACGAGCATCGCCGAGGCTGGCTAGAGAACAAGTTACTCTCACTTCCAGCCATCTTTGCCATTGATATTGCCGCCTACGCCATCATGTCTAACCATTATCACGTGGTGTTGTATGTGGATGCAGAGCAGGCTAAGAACTGGACGGATTATGAGGTGGCAGAGCGGTGGCATAAGTTGTTTCGTGGCTCGCTTGTTTCTACGAAATTTCTAAAGCATCAGGAATTAACTGAGGGCGAAAAGATCACGCTGGGTCTCCAAATCACTAAGTGGCGTGAACGCTTGCAAGATATCAGCTGGTTCATGCGGGTGTTGAACGAAGCCATTGCCAGAGAAGCGAATAGGGAAGATCAATGCAGTGGCCGATTCTGGGAAGGTCGCTTCAAATCCCAAGCATTACTCGATGAAAAAGCACTCTTGGCTTGCATGGCGTATGTGGATCTCAACCCTGTGCGAGCTAAGATAGCTAGAACGCCGGAGCATTCCGATCATACTTCTATTAAGAAACGCTACCAAACAGCAGTCAAAACCCAAGAACCAAACCCGTCTAAAAATCAGGTGAAAGAATTGCTGCCGTTTACGGGTTATCCAAATAACGAGCAAAAGAAAGGTCTGCCTGTTCCGCTAACGGATTATCTTGCACTGGTTGATTGGACTGGTCGAATTGTGAGGGAGGATAAATGCGGGGCTTTATCAAATACACTGCCACCAATACTCGATCGACTCAGTCTTGATCAACAAGAATGGCTGAGACTATCTCAGAGCTTTGAAACGTCGTACAAAACCTTTGCTGGCGACTCTGACAGGATAAAGTTGGTCGGTCAGCTGCTTGGATATCAACGCGTCAGAACGACCTGATTTAATAAACTCAAAAACTTATCTACTCGGCGATGATTGAGGTTTTGTTGTGTCTGTGATCTGCGTTTTGACGAGAGTTTCTGGTTATTAGCAGTCTGTATTGATATTTGTTGCAAAGGTCTGTGAGTTCTTACGTGATGGTCTGGGTATTTTCTTAAAGTGGCTGTCTTTGATTGACTCCTGTTTCCTACCCATTTAGGTGGGGTCAGCAGATGACCCTTTTGTCGATTGTCTTTATTTGTTCCTGTGTGGCCTGATGTGTCAGTGTTAATGGCTTTCAACGTCACTAATCTAATTAACTCTGGATTGAATAAACCTTAAACAGCGTTCTGTGTAACTCGGCACTTGGTGTAAAAACAATAATAAATGCACTAGGTCAGGTAGGTGGTTGTTTTAATTGATGTTTTATAACTTCTGTTGTTGTTATTTCAAGATTAGAACCTGCCATTTTGAGGAAATTACCTCATCACTAGCAATATCCTTATTTAAGGTAAACAATTTATGAAAACAAAAATAAAAAAACTCATGGTGTCTCTTTCTTTGGTGGGCGCAGCTTTTGGCTCAACAGTAACCAGTACGACAGCGATGGCTGATTCTTCCGGAGCAGTTAAGTATCCTATTGTGCTCGTTCATGGTCTTTCAGGCTTTGATTCTGTTCTAGGGGACTACTTTTATGGCGTCAAAGGTGAATTGAGTGGTGTGGGGGCAACACAGGTTTACACACCTCAGATTACGGGCTGGGACAGTGATGAAGCGAGAGGTGAAGAACTTTTAGCGTACATTCAAGACGTTTTGGCGGCGACAGGTGCCGAAAAAGT
Proteins encoded in this window:
- a CDS encoding dynamin family protein gives rise to the protein MDSINIRFDHLESLNKKYQKFSGQINQDTLSNLDSLVSTFLSDAENARNENRLLRIGIVGQVKRGKSSLLNSLLFDSQDILPKAATPMTAALTKISYAEEPSATVEFYTEDEWQKVKLMAEQAKAKMENYQHQRQEFERKKTMKEKGVRPPVKPTLSNEEEASIELLEMALQSDVDINACLGQSKQISGVKQSSDLVSKLHEYVGSSGKYTAFVKSTELRLSIDSLKDIEVVDTPGMNDPIVSRSRRTQDFIGQCDVVLFVSYCGQFLDVVDMRLLAQSIPNKGIENIILIGSIFDSVLLDECHEYQDAPTAIRSITQKLNEAAVGAINQVCEQDGENGNQSHLMKTLQNSLPATFVSARWLDISKKLKAGEELSEEEAHTLKQINSTFEGFEFTAEILEVLANISRVETQVNEVRDKKEEILSSRLEGLIEGSMTGARSLLTQIKQDVEQKKKLLEEGDIESLSQKQAEHIKKLESGEVRVKATFEKYRISAEKKLRSLLAEIQQDAQGVKRVESQTGSRQESYETSHEVSDSTWYKPWSWRATRTEYTTHYRTVNYSYANVNEAVDKLESFVIDSSKALFKASLNAVNLALFRKDIKECVRGLLDFSDDSFDPENILLPLSNAIERITIPAVQLDMDHHIQTVREQFTSAQVEDDEINQLRNEQSRVVGVLLKDIARELETSIGLILQKMVKEEEQFIPSLTKDLKATVAQLEEDLKDKEARLNNYEEILYTLRNDLSEI
- a CDS encoding helix-turn-helix domain-containing protein, producing the protein MKPAHEAFAPNKSTHPILTEAYDADEHAQNLTNWQQQYDQVSGGGFYGSIAELALPQLQVFKEHTSHALRQTCNVWSDSIWLGLPENGHKVSRINGLEIKDEHVMCRPGDTEFELITPEDFNIFGIVITQQALQAVADIQGLELNWLDLVQHGRLAVPRKTLYHIRYVLNRMLNEDHNATPSKVLNDMVMMSVLEVLKQESHETPVLPSFQRRKAVVDKVKAFVESHPDSPVTVTELCEFANVSRRTLQYSFTSVLGISPVQFIRASRLNGVRRALHQNQFKPVADRESISDIASQWGFWHLSQFAKDYKQLFGERPSETLQR
- a CDS encoding ethanolamine ammonia-lyase subunit EutB; its protein translation is MSQYRFTLGSQTVHFKNLAELMAKATQARSGDRLAGVAAESAEERVMAQMALADVPLKTFLNEALVPYEEDEVTRLILDDHDKTAFGTISHLTVGDFRNWLLSDEATPEVLASVRNAITPEMAAAVSKLMRNQDLIMVAQKCRVVTAFRNTIGLEGRFSTRLQPNHPTDDVTGIAASMLDGLLYGNGDAVIGINPATDNVAQAIKLMNLMDEVIQKYQIPTQSCVLTHVTNTMEAIEQGAPVDLVFQSIGGTEATNSSFGFNLNTLQEAHDAALSLNRGTVGVGSDSTCSGSNGAIGKNVMYFETGQGSSLSANAHHGLDQQTCEARAYAVARKFEPLLVNTVVGFIGPEYLFDGKEIIRAGLEDHFCGKLLGVPMGCDVCYTNHAQADQNDMDNLLTLLGVAGCTFIMGIPGSDDIMLNYQTTSFHDALYARRVLNLKPAPEFERWLEEMQIFSDVDRCRLNDELPSAFAKPLLNVASNNKASGE
- the eutC gene encoding ethanolamine ammonia-lyase subunit EutC translates to MKNVIDHPAKNTGENASEKNSVIENPWRKLRDFTDARIGLGRSGVSIPTKHLLEFQLAHAQAQDAVHLPLDTDDLTQSLCASGVLQSPEQAVLLHSQAEDRSVYLQRPDLGRRLDDHSISVLKEHSTSVLNKHSISVLSKHGSQFSTASTQEAYDLAVVVVDGLSSLAIQQNTAPFLTELYAALEADTQPWNLAPITIVQQGRVAVGDEVGALLHARCVLLLVGERPGLSSPDSLGLYLTWAPKVGLTDAARNCISNVRKAGLDYPDAVRKAMYLLKESRQLKLSGVKLKDRSEEGDLILDSQSTQITQSEHSEHSEQTGLESGTKTANEKNFLVSD
- a CDS encoding ammonium transporter, with the protein product MATETPTLESLQAALQMQQATFEMHQAMNVEVFYWWCTAIMMMIHAGFLAYEMGASRSKNALAAGIKNILALAVIIPTFYLFGWWIYNAFPNGFVPVDAAAALPWSQSMGPDVQDMGTGIFWAAFALFGATTGSILSGAVIERIRVSAFLILTVFLGSAIWILAGAWGWHPDGWLLTDLGYHDVGASGVVHAVAGFFTLGVLINLGARKGKFINGVAQTIAPHSLPMTLIGLMMIIFGFFGFLGGCIIFNGGETGWTTIYNTPTNLSAFAFNTLMGFAGGVIGCYIATRDPFWTMSGGLVGIISVAAGLDLYSPSLAFIIAVVMGVAAVQFAKFLEKMGIDDAVGAVAVHGFTGVVAVALVGVFAGGTPNVNGAPDITFMGQATAAVIMALLGFIPGYGISFALKKLNMLRVPEACEDIGIDEVEILAKPYPEANVPATADSDVPNKLAGQSHDGLSPQGA
- a CDS encoding dual OB domain-containing protein, yielding MTQAEIIVLANSVKHGQHCVAGKCTNTGSWIRPVSNANGAELSHEQAKYQNPYGTFGVRPLQKIRMGFSQHVPLSHQPENYLIDGNLWRQNYSIGEAELAAHLDTPDDLWGHDNRVQHSLITMGLYNIDQSLYLIQVDNLNLYTNGDGKRRASFDYNGSSYDLAVTDPRFDDIVREQRELNGILCISLGEEYQGYCYKLVATIF
- a CDS encoding DUF488 domain-containing protein; this encodes MDIYTIGFTKKNAETFFNFLKLSNVKTLIDVRLNNVSQLAGFAKRDDLKFFLNELCGADYVHSPELAPTKHILNAYKKGDMSWEVYTDKFMNLMGQRNIERSIKPALLDHGCLLCSEHEPHLCHRRLVVEYLNQHSDLDLKVKHLF
- a CDS encoding DUF4326 domain-containing protein encodes the protein MATVLVLYPKLFNCYSKFSRKIMKITSSLGAVTLVYPSDPNGLIARLCDESSEYITNKEFAGWTTKDITHAIVFDDGEEFMEETAQLKESGKPLRVIGISITRVINIKTETEYQSDKSTPSYEYIGRGSYWGNPYSMYEEGDDRDEVIRKYKYDFDFEKFPNKEKSEVFKLAGKRLGCFCKPQACHGDVLADFLNSWDDGK
- a CDS encoding transposase, giving the protein MPKPRKAQISLDATPYYHCVSRCVRRAFLCGLDDLTGKSYEHRRGWLENKLLSLPAIFAIDIAAYAIMSNHYHVVLYVDAEQAKNWTDYEVAERWHKLFRGSLVSTKFLKHQELTEGEKITLGLQITKWRERLQDISWFMRVLNEAIAREANREDQCSGRFWEGRFKSQALLDEKALLACMAYVDLNPVRAKIARTPEHSDHTSIKKRYQTAVKTQEPNPSKNQVKELLPFTGYPNNEQKKGLPVPLTDYLALVDWTGRIVREDKCGALSNTLPPILDRLSLDQQEWLRLSQSFETSYKTFAGDSDRIKLVGQLLGYQRVRTT